One genomic region from Halobacteriovoraceae bacterium encodes:
- the pal gene encoding peptidoglycan-associated lipoprotein Pal translates to MVFSPKKLALPIALLISIVLTGCGSSEKKTGGSDEVTGVDNAQQAMDFEVSGDSDTGKAGSLQSVYFAFDSAVLTDSTKSSLKANAEFMNNYSSVEVQIEGHCDERGSVQYNLALGEKRAKAVQDYLTSLGVASKRTSIISFGKERPVAFGHQEDSWSKNRRANFVITAK, encoded by the coding sequence ATGGTTTTTTCACCAAAAAAATTGGCCCTGCCAATAGCATTATTGATATCCATCGTTTTAACTGGGTGTGGATCATCGGAAAAAAAGACGGGTGGATCTGATGAAGTGACAGGTGTCGACAACGCACAACAGGCAATGGATTTTGAAGTTAGCGGAGATTCTGATACTGGCAAGGCCGGTAGTTTGCAATCAGTCTATTTTGCTTTTGATTCAGCAGTGCTAACAGATTCTACAAAATCTTCACTTAAAGCAAATGCTGAATTCATGAATAATTATTCATCAGTTGAAGTACAAATTGAGGGTCATTGTGATGAAAGAGGCTCTGTTCAATATAACTTAGCGCTTGGTGAAAAAAGAGCTAAGGCCGTTCAAGATTACCTTACTTCACTTGGTGTAGCTTCAAAAAGAACATCAATTATTTCATTTGGAAAAGAAAGACCTGTTGCATTTGGCCATCAAGAAGATTCTTGGTCAAAAAACAGAAGAGCTAATTTTGTTATTACTGCAAAGTAA
- a CDS encoding radical SAM protein: MINFPINYIGRIYRPPSEARSFLLQVTIGCSHNKCTYCAMYRDKNYQVRDLSEILRDIEKTKKYFKSINIEPEKIFLCDGDALGAPFDILKEVLIKINETFPNIKRVGIYATAQNMLDKTNDELKKLSELNLKIAYLGMESGCDRVLHSIVKGNLSDDMVNGTKKLKDSGWQVSIIAMLGIGGKKYSESHVNETANIISQISPDFFSFLTTVVIPGTPISRLLERGSFEQLSTRELFSEMKNIIEKTNPREDKNIIFRANHVSNMMPLAGILPRDRIKLVSIIESWIKQTPIDHFPKIDPHQM, encoded by the coding sequence ATGATTAACTTTCCTATAAACTACATTGGTCGTATCTATAGACCTCCCTCAGAGGCCAGAAGTTTTCTTCTCCAAGTAACTATTGGTTGCTCTCACAATAAGTGTACGTACTGTGCCATGTATAGAGATAAGAATTATCAAGTTCGAGATCTCTCTGAAATCTTAAGAGACATCGAAAAGACAAAAAAATATTTTAAATCAATAAATATTGAACCAGAGAAAATTTTTTTGTGTGACGGAGATGCACTTGGAGCACCTTTTGATATTCTAAAAGAAGTTTTAATCAAAATAAATGAGACATTCCCAAATATAAAAAGAGTTGGAATTTATGCGACAGCTCAAAATATGCTTGATAAAACTAATGATGAACTTAAAAAACTAAGTGAACTTAATTTAAAAATTGCCTATCTTGGAATGGAAAGTGGTTGTGACAGAGTTCTACATTCAATCGTTAAGGGGAATTTATCAGATGATATGGTGAACGGAACCAAAAAACTGAAAGATTCAGGTTGGCAGGTTTCAATCATTGCAATGCTTGGAATAGGAGGAAAAAAATATTCTGAATCACATGTAAATGAAACCGCAAATATAATCTCTCAAATTTCTCCTGACTTTTTTTCTTTTTTAACAACTGTAGTAATTCCTGGTACTCCTATAAGTAGACTACTTGAAAGAGGATCTTTTGAGCAATTGTCCACACGAGAATTATTTTCAGAAATGAAGAATATAATTGAAAAAACAAATCCAAGAGAGGATAAAAATATAATATTTAGAGCAAACCACGTATCAAATATGATGCCTCTTGCTGGAATTTTACCTAGAGACAGGATTAAACTTGTATCAATAATTGAATCTTGGATCAAACAAACACCAATAGATCACTTTCCAAAGATTGATCCTCATCAAATGTAA
- the glpQ gene encoding glycerophosphodiester phosphodiesterase has translation MKFPFLIIMILFQSCSTYKKVIIAHRGASGYLPEHTLEGVAMAHAFNVDFIEPDLVLTKDNQLIVRHDIFLETTTNVAKLFPDRKRADGRYYAIDFNLDEIKKLSVHERTKKDLVNVNYDKRFPLYKENHFKVPLFEDYIKLVKGLNKSRKMKIGIYPELKSPQFHLDEGKDIFKIFHNKISKLNLNKNDGFLYLQCFNSDFLKRYFDNYKPQFPLIQLIGENSWEISKTDFDFLKTIEGVKFMKTYAKGVAAWIPQVVTIDLKQSQFLKYLKQNHLIIHVYTLRKDELYNPLKTFEQHVDFLFKKIEVDGIFTDHADLITSLDRINI, from the coding sequence ATGAAATTTCCATTTCTAATTATTATGATCCTCTTTCAAAGCTGTTCTACTTATAAAAAAGTAATAATTGCTCATCGAGGTGCAAGTGGTTATTTGCCTGAACATACTCTAGAAGGTGTTGCAATGGCACATGCATTTAATGTCGATTTCATAGAACCAGATTTAGTTCTTACAAAAGATAACCAGCTCATAGTTAGACATGACATCTTTCTTGAGACCACAACAAATGTTGCAAAATTATTTCCAGATAGAAAAAGAGCTGATGGAAGGTATTATGCAATCGATTTTAATCTTGATGAAATTAAGAAATTATCTGTACATGAGCGAACAAAAAAAGATCTAGTGAACGTGAATTATGACAAACGTTTTCCTTTATATAAAGAAAATCATTTTAAAGTACCGCTCTTTGAAGATTATATTAAACTTGTAAAAGGATTAAACAAAAGTCGTAAAATGAAAATAGGGATTTATCCTGAATTAAAGTCACCACAATTTCATCTTGATGAAGGGAAAGATATTTTTAAAATTTTTCATAACAAAATTTCGAAACTAAACTTAAATAAAAATGATGGTTTTTTGTACTTACAATGTTTCAATAGCGATTTCCTCAAAAGATATTTCGACAACTACAAACCTCAATTTCCGTTAATTCAATTAATTGGTGAAAATTCTTGGGAAATTTCAAAAACTGATTTTGATTTTTTAAAAACAATTGAAGGAGTTAAGTTTATGAAAACTTATGCAAAAGGAGTCGCCGCGTGGATTCCACAGGTTGTAACAATTGATTTAAAACAATCTCAATTTCTCAAATACCTTAAACAAAACCATCTGATTATTCATGTTTACACTTTAAGAAAAGATGAGCTGTACAATCCTTTAAAAACATTTGAACAGCATGTTGATTTTTTATTTAAAAAAATAGAGGTTGATGGAATATTTACTGACCATGCTGATTTAATAACATCTTTAGATAGAATTAATATTTGA
- a CDS encoding tetratricopeptide repeat protein → MRKTSKIIPLSLLILFSCKTQEEIQRDKIVDQLAVQIVENQKLAGNSTAKLQELEHQIAKMQGQVEETGHELQMSQSEKEEQLDSRLKVLEENHELMKSNVLELKTQLEANQKFIKEVLSKLSKITNASSNNDSSPYNTAMANYKKGQYTTARTQLESLLGNKDISGNRKARIIHNLGMIAYIQKRYDDALVYMSRLYTEYPKESYVKNGLLYLGRSFVKKGQKEQAKQTFNELISKYPKSSSAKNAKDELKKL, encoded by the coding sequence ATGCGTAAAACATCAAAAATAATCCCTCTATCATTATTAATTCTATTTTCATGTAAGACTCAAGAAGAAATTCAGAGAGATAAAATTGTGGATCAACTTGCAGTTCAAATTGTTGAAAATCAGAAACTTGCAGGAAACTCAACGGCCAAGCTTCAAGAACTTGAACACCAGATTGCTAAAATGCAAGGCCAAGTTGAAGAAACTGGCCATGAGCTGCAAATGTCACAAAGTGAAAAAGAAGAACAATTGGATTCTAGGCTAAAAGTACTAGAAGAAAATCATGAACTTATGAAATCAAATGTTCTTGAATTAAAGACACAGTTAGAAGCAAATCAGAAGTTTATAAAAGAAGTACTTTCAAAACTTAGTAAAATAACAAATGCAAGTTCTAATAATGATTCTTCTCCCTACAATACGGCCATGGCAAACTATAAGAAAGGCCAATACACCACTGCTAGAACACAATTAGAAAGTCTATTAGGGAACAAAGATATTTCTGGAAATCGTAAGGCAAGAATTATTCACAACCTTGGAATGATCGCCTATATCCAAAAACGTTATGATGATGCCCTAGTATATATGTCACGATTGTATACAGAATATCCTAAAGAAAGTTATGTAAAAAATGGACTTCTTTATTTAGGAAGATCTTTTGTTAAAAAAGGACAAAAAGAACAAGCTAAACAAACTTTCAACGAACTCATTTCGAAATATCCTAAATCTAGTTCAGCAAAGAATGCGAAAGATGAATTGAAAAAATTATGA
- the tsaD gene encoding tRNA (adenosine(37)-N6)-threonylcarbamoyltransferase complex transferase subunit TsaD has product MLVLGIETSCDDTSVCILRAEDSQERPEILAHKSFSQELLLEKWGGVVPEIAARNHLEKINPLLENTFKIAGVNTRDINLIGVTTLPGLLGPLLTGLNTAKSLSLLYEIPIRAVNHLFAHLEAIHLTENIVYPYLGLLVSGGHGLFALVKSPTDFEILGSTIDDAPGEAFDKGGKLLGLGYPAGRKIDEIAKEGDPLAFQFPIGLQYSKDCSLSYSGVKSALRNLLQKDESLRIPQSRILEQKHKDLCASYQNAIVKALSLKLNYAIKIAQSRGFYNLQIVVGGGVACNSALRNELGTSFSNTYFVSPKFCTDNGAMIANYALITKDKAISFPECLSIDARGRYLDKTILETSKRNKIEQTSLR; this is encoded by the coding sequence ATGCTAGTCCTAGGAATAGAAACAAGCTGTGATGATACTTCTGTCTGTATTTTAAGGGCAGAAGACTCGCAAGAAAGACCTGAAATTTTGGCCCATAAGAGTTTTTCTCAAGAATTACTTTTAGAGAAATGGGGTGGAGTTGTTCCAGAAATTGCGGCCAGAAATCATCTCGAAAAGATAAATCCATTGTTGGAAAATACCTTTAAAATTGCTGGCGTTAATACAAGAGATATTAACCTTATAGGAGTCACAACTCTTCCGGGACTTCTAGGGCCATTATTAACAGGATTAAATACGGCCAAGTCTTTATCACTCCTTTATGAAATACCCATCCGTGCAGTAAACCACCTTTTTGCTCATTTAGAAGCAATCCATCTGACAGAAAATATTGTCTATCCCTATCTTGGTTTACTTGTCAGTGGAGGCCATGGGCTTTTTGCATTAGTAAAATCACCTACTGATTTTGAAATATTAGGAAGTACAATTGATGATGCTCCCGGTGAAGCATTTGACAAAGGGGGAAAGCTTTTAGGTCTTGGATATCCTGCAGGAAGGAAAATTGATGAAATTGCCAAAGAAGGAGATCCTCTAGCATTTCAGTTTCCAATAGGACTTCAATACTCTAAAGACTGTAGTCTTAGCTATTCTGGAGTCAAATCTGCACTCAGAAATTTACTTCAAAAAGACGAGTCTTTACGAATTCCTCAAAGTAGGATTTTAGAACAAAAACATAAAGACTTATGTGCTTCCTATCAAAATGCTATTGTTAAAGCGTTATCTTTAAAACTTAACTATGCAATAAAAATAGCTCAGTCTAGAGGATTTTATAATTTACAAATCGTCGTAGGAGGAGGAGTTGCCTGTAACTCTGCTTTAAGAAATGAGTTAGGTACCTCGTTTTCTAATACCTATTTTGTTTCCCCCAAATTTTGCACAGATAACGGGGCCATGATAGCCAATTATGCTTTAATAACTAAAGACAAAGCAATATCTTTTCCAGAGTGTCTATCAATCGATGCGAGAGGGAGATATCTAGATAAAACAATATTAGAAACTTCAAAGAGAAATAAAATTGAGCAAACTTCCCTACGCTAA
- a CDS encoding sigma-70 family RNA polymerase sigma factor, producing MNLNDQNFINNLKNRQQYAVEYIVHEYHKILTNAAYGQKFSDKEVEDVVQATWQAFFESIGKFEGRSHIRTFLFGIFYNKCKERWRDNKKYVTLEEFDTIVDSSYNKDGHWTYEPKDPETLVNAGQIFEKIEECMDGLAPKQRLAFHLKEVVGESTLEICNILGVSDTNLRVLLYRGKNRLRKCLEGYSINSTL from the coding sequence ATGAATTTAAACGATCAAAACTTTATTAATAATTTAAAAAACCGGCAGCAATACGCTGTAGAGTATATAGTCCATGAATATCATAAAATATTAACTAATGCTGCTTACGGACAAAAATTTTCAGACAAAGAAGTTGAAGATGTAGTTCAAGCTACATGGCAGGCCTTTTTCGAGTCCATTGGAAAATTTGAAGGTCGATCTCACATTAGAACATTTCTCTTTGGGATTTTTTACAACAAATGCAAAGAAAGATGGCGTGATAATAAGAAATATGTGACCCTTGAGGAATTTGATACAATCGTAGACAGTTCATACAATAAAGATGGACATTGGACATATGAACCCAAAGATCCAGAAACACTTGTAAACGCTGGACAAATATTTGAAAAGATTGAAGAATGCATGGATGGACTTGCTCCTAAACAACGGCTGGCATTTCATTTAAAAGAAGTTGTAGGAGAATCAACATTAGAGATCTGTAATATTCTAGGCGTTAGTGACACTAACCTTAGAGTTTTGTTATATAGAGGAAAAAATAGACTAAGGAAGTGTTTGGAAGGTTATTCAATAAACAGCACATTATGA
- a CDS encoding XRE family transcriptional regulator — MESDYLISVIQLKEKLTLAILKEMEKQNLSQGEVARMIGLDRRNVNKILRGTERGVSIDQLVRIANGIGLDVDVIIKRSKD, encoded by the coding sequence ATGGAAAGTGATTATTTAATTAGTGTTATTCAATTGAAAGAAAAACTGACTTTAGCCATTTTAAAAGAAATGGAAAAGCAGAATTTGTCACAAGGTGAAGTCGCTCGAATGATTGGGCTTGATCGAAGAAATGTTAATAAGATTCTTCGAGGAACAGAAAGAGGCGTCAGCATTGACCAGTTAGTAAGAATTGCTAACGGCATTGGTCTTGATGTTGATGTCATTATCAAGCGTAGTAAGGATTAG